A genomic region of Rhizobium sp. NXC24 contains the following coding sequences:
- a CDS encoding YjgN family protein: MAVVEKSYPIGESRVFQRASFTGRAAEYFGIWIVNVLLTIITLGIYSAWAKVRRNRYFYGNTALLGHTFEYHAKGKQIFIGRLIVFGLLVALNILSHVAPLAVLAIWPVMLVVFPWFLMRGLKFNARVTSYRNVRFDFVGTYGGALKAIFLGALVTIISLGLLSPVASRWFYKYIFDNLRYGDRQFSTEPRLGALYEAFVTVVAIVIAGIVILGLFSAVASGFGGNSMGRGMGSISLWHWMIVLIIPIYIIAGLYYRAAVRNIIWSAAMVDHRHQLKSDLGRRRYAWIAISNVIVTFATLGLMRPWAAVRLQRYLAEHTAIHVDGDIGVVFDQIRSTGGVISAEYLDVDGFDFGF; encoded by the coding sequence ATGGCAGTTGTTGAAAAGAGCTATCCGATCGGGGAGAGCCGGGTTTTCCAGCGTGCATCGTTCACCGGCCGTGCCGCTGAGTATTTCGGTATTTGGATCGTCAATGTTTTGCTGACGATCATTACCTTGGGCATCTATTCGGCCTGGGCGAAAGTCCGGCGAAACCGTTATTTCTATGGCAACACCGCGCTGCTCGGGCACACATTCGAATATCACGCCAAGGGCAAGCAGATCTTTATCGGCCGCCTGATCGTCTTCGGCCTTCTCGTCGCATTAAATATCCTTTCGCATGTAGCACCGCTGGCGGTCCTGGCGATTTGGCCGGTGATGCTGGTGGTATTCCCATGGTTTCTCATGCGCGGCCTGAAGTTCAATGCGCGTGTGACGAGCTATCGCAACGTGCGCTTCGATTTCGTCGGGACCTATGGCGGCGCATTGAAGGCGATCTTTTTAGGTGCTCTGGTAACGATAATCTCGCTTGGGTTGCTGTCTCCGGTAGCAAGCCGGTGGTTCTACAAATATATCTTCGACAATCTGCGCTATGGCGATCGACAGTTCTCCACCGAGCCGCGATTGGGCGCGCTCTACGAGGCGTTCGTCACCGTAGTCGCGATTGTGATCGCGGGCATCGTAATCTTGGGGCTTTTTAGTGCTGTCGCGTCCGGTTTCGGCGGCAACTCGATGGGTCGGGGAATGGGTAGCATCAGCCTGTGGCATTGGATGATTGTGCTTATTATCCCGATTTACATAATCGCCGGCCTCTACTATCGCGCGGCGGTGCGCAACATCATCTGGTCGGCCGCAATGGTCGATCATCGCCATCAACTCAAAAGCGATCTCGGTCGTCGACGCTATGCGTGGATTGCGATCTCCAATGTGATCGTCACATTTGCAACCCTCGGCCTGATGCGTCCCTGGGCGGCGGTGCGCCTGCAACGCTATCTGGCCGAGCACACCGCCATTCATGTCGACGGCGATATCGGCGTCGTCTTCGACCAGATCCGCTCGACCGGCGGCGTCATCAGCGCGGAATATCTCGATGTCGACGGTTTCGACTTTGGTTTCTGA
- a CDS encoding M48 family metallopeptidase, which yields MSTVSTLVSDPASIATGTWHPPHSSRAVAARLVDIGGSLTVLSDEDDEKDKRLAWGIRSDIEISPRVGSIPRRIVFGNESVFETRDNDAVDAYLQSRGEGRSGFVHRLEIVRPRMIAFAVATVVLASTIYHYALPALVEVAVLVTPPVVPEMMSAGTLKTLDQVTLSASRLPEAKRKEITDQFEKIATHAEGGVGRYKLNFRDGGVIGPNAFALPDGNLILTDELVNLADGDTEMITAVLGHEIGHVEYKHSLRQLYRAAGVAGLVLLIAGDVGSGVQDVLTQGGGLLALSYSRSAEAQSDRRSVELMQEAGMDPTALSRFFDILETKLDDHSSTSMLSTHPGTPERKQAILDYARELRAGQGATDTHLP from the coding sequence ATGTCGACGGTTTCGACTTTGGTTTCTGATCCGGCATCAATTGCCACGGGCACCTGGCATCCGCCCCATTCCAGCCGGGCGGTTGCCGCCCGGCTGGTTGATATCGGCGGTTCGCTCACCGTGCTCTCGGACGAGGACGACGAGAAGGACAAGCGCCTCGCCTGGGGCATCCGTTCCGATATTGAAATCAGCCCGCGTGTCGGCTCCATTCCGCGACGCATCGTTTTCGGCAACGAGTCGGTGTTCGAAACGCGCGATAACGATGCCGTCGACGCCTATCTCCAAAGCCGCGGCGAAGGGCGCAGCGGTTTCGTGCATCGGCTGGAGATCGTTCGCCCGCGTATGATTGCTTTCGCCGTTGCGACGGTCGTGCTGGCATCGACCATCTACCACTACGCCTTGCCGGCGCTGGTGGAGGTCGCCGTGCTGGTGACGCCGCCCGTTGTGCCGGAGATGATGTCTGCGGGCACGTTGAAGACGCTGGATCAGGTAACGCTCAGCGCGAGCAGGCTGCCGGAAGCCAAGCGTAAGGAAATCACCGATCAATTCGAAAAGATCGCCACCCATGCGGAAGGCGGCGTCGGGCGATACAAGCTGAATTTTCGCGACGGCGGTGTCATCGGTCCGAATGCCTTTGCGTTGCCGGACGGCAATCTGATCCTGACGGACGAATTGGTGAACCTTGCCGACGGGGATACGGAAATGATCACCGCCGTTCTCGGCCACGAGATCGGCCACGTCGAATACAAGCACAGCCTCCGCCAGCTTTACCGCGCCGCTGGCGTCGCCGGTCTGGTCTTACTGATTGCCGGCGATGTCGGTTCCGGCGTGCAGGATGTTTTGACCCAAGGCGGTGGCCTATTGGCGCTTTCCTATTCCCGCTCGGCCGAAGCCCAGTCGGATCGCCGTTCGGTCGAGCTGATGCAGGAAGCGGGCATGGACCCGACAGCGTTGTCGCGCTTCTTCGACATTCTGGAAACCAAACTCGACGATCATTCCAGCACCAGCATGCTGTCGACCCATCCCGGCACGCCGGAACGCAAGCAGGCTATCCTCGATTACGCCAGGGAGCTGCGGGCGGGGCAGGGAGCGACGGATACGCATTTGCCGTAA
- the rirA gene encoding iron-responsive transcriptional regulator RirA, with translation MRLTKQTNYAVRMLMYCAANEGNLSRIPEIAKAYGVSELFLFKILQPLTKAGLVETVRGRNGGVRLGKPAANISLFDVVKVTEDSFAMAECFEEGVVECPLVDSCGLNSALRKALNAFFDVLTEYSIDDLVKARPQINFLLGLTENDHRAIAKKPAIAAPAA, from the coding sequence ATGCGCTTGACCAAGCAGACCAACTACGCAGTGCGCATGCTCATGTATTGCGCCGCCAATGAAGGCAACTTGAGCCGTATCCCGGAAATCGCAAAGGCCTATGGTGTTTCCGAGCTGTTTTTGTTCAAGATTTTGCAGCCGCTCACCAAGGCTGGTCTGGTCGAAACGGTGCGTGGCCGCAATGGCGGCGTGCGTCTCGGCAAGCCGGCGGCCAACATCAGCCTGTTCGACGTTGTCAAGGTGACCGAAGATAGTTTCGCGATGGCGGAATGCTTTGAGGAAGGTGTCGTGGAGTGCCCGCTGGTCGATAGCTGCGGCCTGAATTCGGCGCTGCGCAAGGCACTCAATGCCTTCTTCGACGTGCTGACGGAATATTCCATCGACGATCTCGTCAAGGCCCGTCCGCAGATCAATTTCCTGCTCGGTCTGACCGAGAACGATCACAGGGCGATCGCCAAGAAGCCGGCGATCGCGGCGCCGGCCGCCTGA